A window of Candidatus Xiphinematobacter sp. Idaho Grape contains these coding sequences:
- a CDS encoding aspartate carbamoyltransferase catalytic subunit — protein sequence MSIWKNKDLISLSKLSVKELWFLLKTAKVFKGLREGKANVPALQGKTIVNFFAEPSTRTRISFELSALRLGASVINVSATMSSLQKGETLKDTALSLEALHADVIVLRHGSAGAAQFLAQYLHSSIINAGDGAHEHPTQGLLDGFTIWEKHGRLENLRVAIVGDILFSRVARSNIHLLVKLGAKVTLVGPSTLVPREFEAMGVQITHCIEDVLESTDVLNLLRIQYERQHREYFPCVREYISLFGLTKQRAARLKPGCMIMHPGPVRRGVEVDSEVADGAKSVILEQVTNGIAVRTAVLYACGGGEVNVRRGQSEDS from the coding sequence ATGAGCATCTGGAAGAACAAGGATCTAATTTCCCTTAGTAAACTCTCTGTTAAGGAACTCTGGTTTCTTCTGAAAACGGCCAAGGTATTTAAGGGATTAAGAGAAGGCAAAGCAAACGTTCCTGCACTACAAGGGAAAACTATAGTCAACTTCTTTGCAGAACCGAGTACGCGCACACGCATATCATTTGAACTTTCAGCACTTCGTCTTGGTGCAAGTGTAATCAATGTCTCGGCTACAATGTCTAGCTTGCAAAAGGGCGAGACCCTTAAGGATACCGCTCTCAGTTTAGAGGCACTTCATGCCGATGTTATTGTCTTACGTCATGGCTCTGCAGGAGCTGCGCAATTTCTTGCCCAATACTTGCACTCCAGCATTATCAATGCCGGTGATGGAGCACATGAACATCCAACTCAGGGACTTCTCGATGGATTTACCATTTGGGAAAAACATGGAAGACTAGAGAACCTAAGGGTTGCTATCGTAGGTGATATTCTTTTCAGCCGCGTGGCACGCTCTAATATCCATCTCTTAGTAAAACTAGGAGCAAAAGTTACTCTGGTGGGGCCCAGCACGTTGGTTCCTCGAGAGTTTGAAGCCATGGGAGTCCAGATTACCCACTGTATAGAGGATGTCTTGGAGAGCACTGACGTTCTTAACCTACTCCGCATTCAATATGAACGTCAACATAGGGAATACTTCCCATGTGTGAGGGAATATATTTCTCTTTTTGGCTTGACAAAGCAGCGAGCAGCTCGTCTAAAGCCCGGATGCATGATTATGCATCCTGGACCTGTTAGACGTGGGGTGGAGGTTGACAGCGAGGTGGCAGATGGTGCCAAGAGTGTTATTCTTGAGCAGGTCACTAATGGCATAGCCGTCCGGACGGCTGTTCTCTACGCTTGCGGAGGAGGAGAGGTAAATGTCAGACGTGGACAGTCTGAAGATTCTTAA
- a CDS encoding adenylate kinase family protein, whose amino-acid sequence MPTKIEKPATVVALQDKARQEKSNGMSRRYRTFLIFGAPGSGKGTQGRILGKVPRLFYYSCGDIFRAVDTRTRLGMQFLEFSSRGKLVPDEVTLELWRVRIRQSVKSHEFKPDIDFLVLDGIPRTPRQAELMQQIIDVRRVFHLTCPIREELVRRLKKRAVKDNRLDDANEEIIRRRLETYEQQSKPLLEYYPPEIVVNIDATQSPIRVLRRIVSCIICEPDASRSPWE is encoded by the coding sequence ATGCCAACTAAGATAGAAAAACCCGCTACGGTCGTGGCCTTGCAGGACAAAGCAAGACAAGAAAAGTCTAATGGTATGTCAAGACGTTATCGTACATTTCTCATTTTTGGGGCACCTGGAAGTGGCAAGGGCACGCAGGGAAGAATTCTTGGGAAAGTTCCTAGGCTATTTTACTATTCATGCGGCGATATTTTTCGCGCCGTTGATACACGCACCCGTTTAGGTATGCAGTTTTTGGAGTTCTCTAGCAGAGGAAAGTTAGTTCCTGATGAGGTAACCCTTGAACTATGGAGAGTACGCATCCGACAGAGTGTCAAGTCTCACGAATTTAAGCCTGACATTGACTTTTTGGTACTAGATGGTATCCCTCGCACCCCGAGACAAGCAGAACTTATGCAACAGATCATTGACGTCCGCCGCGTATTTCATCTGACCTGCCCCATTCGAGAAGAACTAGTTAGGCGTCTGAAGAAACGAGCCGTCAAAGACAACCGATTAGATGATGCTAATGAAGAGATAATCCGCCGCCGTTTGGAGACCTACGAACAGCAGTCTAAGCCTCTTTTAGAGTATTATCCACCGGAAATTGTTGTGAATATCGATGCTACTCAATCTCCAATACGGGTGCTCCGGAGGATCGTCTCGTGTATCATTTGTGAACCAGATGCATCGCGTTCCCCGTGGGAGTAG
- a CDS encoding PTS sugar transporter subunit IIA yields MRSLLVALQEGRLVELASSDKVASLEFLSNLIEAVPNVPPNIDVFRMVMEREVLANTAIGHAIACPHARVRQERGSLLCTAGWSPVGIDYRAMDSVPVHLVCMYYVPSSERGAFLKEMSALSHAVEKDSNMMALLKASSLEEVRGQLLGWVAQALDASIPDTRAKMIQIARRAPVVVPQENEPALQLVDILVVEGEETSVFAITDDLELARGIESTPSLAFWLEKEGTVQWRKYRLITGEQKVLSTSRTLYKCVVIPT; encoded by the coding sequence ATGAGGAGTTTGTTAGTTGCTCTGCAGGAAGGCCGTCTGGTCGAGCTGGCTAGTTCGGATAAGGTTGCTTCCCTGGAATTTCTTTCTAATCTGATAGAGGCGGTTCCAAATGTCCCACCCAATATTGACGTCTTTCGAATGGTAATGGAGCGAGAGGTACTGGCTAATACGGCCATAGGACATGCTATCGCATGCCCTCATGCGAGGGTCAGACAGGAGAGAGGCAGTCTCCTCTGTACTGCTGGATGGTCCCCTGTCGGTATTGATTACAGGGCAATGGACTCCGTGCCCGTGCATTTGGTATGCATGTACTATGTACCCTCCAGTGAGCGTGGAGCATTTCTCAAGGAGATGTCTGCTTTATCGCATGCAGTTGAGAAAGACTCCAACATGATGGCTCTTCTAAAGGCCTCTTCGCTCGAAGAGGTGCGGGGACAATTGTTGGGATGGGTCGCTCAAGCATTAGACGCATCAATTCCGGATACTCGCGCTAAGATGATTCAAATTGCTCGCCGGGCACCGGTGGTAGTACCACAGGAGAACGAGCCAGCTCTCCAGCTGGTAGATATTTTGGTCGTAGAAGGGGAAGAGACTAGTGTTTTTGCTATTACTGATGATCTAGAGCTAGCTAGAGGAATTGAGTCCACTCCAAGTCTTGCCTTTTGGCTTGAGAAGGAGGGTACAGTGCAATGGAGAAAATACCGGCTGATCACTGGGGAACAGAAAGTGCTGAGCACTTCGAGAACCCTTTACAAATGTGTAGTTATTCCGACGTAA
- a CDS encoding dihydroorotase, whose protein sequence is MSDVDSLKILNGHVIDPANGVDRVGPIYVENGRIVSHEPNKAEWIDANGLVVAPGLIDIHVHLREPGQSHKETIASGTRAAAAGGFTSVVCMPNTFPTVDNPSTISWIQERARQKAVVNVFCAGAITKGLMGQALAPIGSMAAAGVVAITDDGFCVQNHGLMRRAIEYAKMFGLPILDHCQDESLVSDGVINEGEWSVRLGMQGWPSAGEELIVERDILLAELCQHPVHCQHISSAGSVRRIREARRRGVPISGEVCPHHIFFTDAEVAGFDTCFKTNPPIRSEEDITAILEGISDGTLNVLCSDHAPHASFEKEVEFDQAPFGVTGLETEFPAFCDLLVHRRKIIPLKRLIALYTLYPARLLRLDRGTLSPGASADITLIDPNLEWTFHKKESLSMSSNTPFDNVTFCGRAVRTLVRGHTVWILEGSKNE, encoded by the coding sequence ATGTCAGACGTGGACAGTCTGAAGATTCTTAACGGTCATGTCATCGACCCCGCCAATGGCGTAGATAGAGTCGGTCCTATTTATGTAGAGAACGGACGTATTGTTTCCCATGAGCCCAATAAAGCAGAGTGGATTGATGCTAACGGGCTTGTAGTCGCCCCTGGACTTATTGATATCCATGTTCACCTACGGGAACCGGGCCAATCCCACAAGGAAACCATCGCGTCCGGGACACGTGCTGCAGCTGCAGGGGGATTTACTAGCGTAGTCTGTATGCCAAATACTTTTCCGACGGTGGATAACCCAAGTACAATTAGCTGGATTCAAGAAAGGGCTCGGCAGAAGGCCGTAGTAAATGTTTTTTGTGCTGGAGCAATCACCAAGGGCTTAATGGGCCAAGCATTGGCCCCAATTGGCTCTATGGCTGCAGCGGGTGTTGTTGCAATTACAGATGATGGCTTTTGTGTTCAGAATCATGGTCTTATGCGGAGGGCGATCGAATATGCCAAAATGTTCGGGTTGCCGATACTTGACCACTGCCAAGATGAAAGTTTAGTTTCGGACGGGGTAATAAATGAGGGGGAATGGAGTGTGCGACTTGGAATGCAAGGATGGCCATCTGCTGGCGAAGAGCTTATCGTGGAGCGCGATATCCTTCTCGCTGAGCTTTGTCAACATCCCGTACACTGCCAACATATTAGTAGTGCTGGCAGTGTAAGACGTATCCGAGAAGCCCGGAGGCGAGGGGTGCCTATCTCTGGTGAGGTTTGTCCACACCATATTTTCTTCACTGATGCGGAAGTCGCTGGATTTGATACATGCTTTAAAACAAACCCTCCAATCCGCTCTGAAGAAGACATCACAGCCATTCTGGAAGGTATTTCCGATGGCACACTGAACGTTCTCTGTAGTGACCACGCACCTCACGCTTCCTTTGAAAAGGAAGTAGAGTTTGACCAAGCTCCATTTGGTGTCACTGGCTTGGAAACAGAATTCCCCGCATTCTGTGACCTTCTTGTCCACAGAAGAAAAATTATTCCTCTCAAACGCCTTATTGCACTCTATACCCTTTACCCTGCACGGCTACTCCGTTTGGATCGTGGTACACTTTCCCCCGGAGCTTCTGCCGACATCACCTTGATTGATCCCAATTTGGAATGGACCTTTCACAAGAAGGAGTCGCTTTCCATGTCCAGTAACACACCATTTGACAATGTGACCTTCTGTGGCCGGGCCGTTAGGACTCTTGTAAGAGGACATACGGTGTGGATATTGGAAGGTAGCAAAAACGAGTAG
- the hemB gene encoding porphobilinogen synthase, producing MHFDRPRRNRKHPAIRSLVRETRLWKASLIQPLFVWEGGECLAVGSMPGIKKLSVKGLVQECGDLVQLGCLAVAIFPSVAWERKDARGSCSLDSDNILFTAVQAVKKSFPGLMVIADVALDPYTDHGHDGIVDSKGHVDNDASVEALCKLAVAEAGIGVDIVAPSDMMDGRVGAIRGALDNAGFQEVSILSYAVKYASAYYNPFRDAVGSGGNLSLLDKKSYQMDPANVREAIREALLDVQEGADMLMVKPAGPYLDIIRVVREQTLLPLAAYQTSGEYAQIHAAAQLGWLNYKQTRDEALLAIRRAGADLILTYFAREIAETSSS from the coding sequence GTGCATTTTGACCGTCCACGCCGGAACCGAAAGCATCCAGCAATCCGTTCGTTGGTTCGGGAAACAAGGTTGTGGAAAGCCAGTCTAATCCAACCTCTTTTCGTATGGGAGGGGGGAGAGTGCCTTGCAGTAGGCTCAATGCCGGGAATAAAAAAGCTAAGTGTGAAAGGTTTAGTGCAAGAGTGCGGGGATTTGGTGCAACTAGGATGCCTTGCGGTAGCGATTTTTCCTTCTGTTGCATGGGAACGCAAGGACGCTCGTGGCTCATGTAGCCTTGATTCCGACAACATCCTTTTTACTGCCGTGCAAGCGGTGAAGAAATCCTTTCCAGGATTAATGGTAATCGCCGACGTAGCTTTAGATCCTTATACAGACCACGGACATGACGGAATAGTAGACTCTAAGGGGCATGTAGATAACGATGCAAGTGTAGAAGCTCTTTGTAAACTTGCGGTAGCGGAGGCTGGGATCGGGGTAGATATAGTAGCGCCTTCTGATATGATGGATGGACGGGTGGGGGCCATCCGTGGAGCACTGGATAATGCAGGGTTTCAGGAAGTTTCCATCCTCAGCTATGCTGTCAAGTATGCTAGCGCCTACTATAATCCTTTTAGAGATGCTGTGGGGAGTGGCGGGAACCTTTCCCTGCTGGATAAAAAAAGTTACCAAATGGATCCGGCTAATGTAAGAGAGGCCATCCGTGAGGCTTTACTAGATGTTCAAGAAGGTGCCGATATGCTCATGGTGAAGCCAGCAGGACCTTACTTGGACATAATCCGCGTTGTGCGTGAACAGACCCTTCTGCCTTTAGCTGCCTATCAAACCTCTGGAGAGTACGCACAGATCCATGCTGCGGCACAACTTGGTTGGCTTAACTACAAGCAGACGAGGGATGAAGCTCTGCTTGCAATTCGTCGAGCCGGAGCGGATCTAATTTTGACTTACTTTGCTCGCGAGATAGCGGAAACATCATCATCTTAG
- the mgtA gene encoding magnesium-translocating P-type ATPase, producing MIPIQEQDPKFISANGEFLSLSPAGPHRKVYICKQGLTDKEVVARLKEWGPNQVTFTQKAGWLSVFQRFKDPLVIQLLVILTVAAAMGNFYSASVVFLMILLSVGLSYVQERRSASAMSSLQKKVRITAVVVRNGQEKEVGIEGIVPGDTVVLAAGSIVPADLRILTAKDFFVSQSALTGESLPVEKSAKLGSLDARGTLESPNACFMGSNVVSGSATALVCATGRNTLLGKISERTVRRKGATNFEKGLHNFSMLMVHVMVIMVAVVFLIVGATQHNWGEALLFGLSIAVGLTPEMLPVILTVCLSRGALLMSKKKVIVRRLDAIQNFGAMDVLCTDKTGTLTQDHVVLERYVDVTGRESEDVLRYAWMNSYYQTGLRNLLDKAVLAHTDLDVDHNCIKVDEIPFDFHRRRMSVIIGYGGRHVLICKGAVEEMSAVCSRYQVDGEVYPLIPLVREDLWGEYRDLSTEGYRVVAVAYREFSRSKTAFSKEDETGLILLGYITFFDPPKDSSRSAIQALLEHGIAVKVLTGDNELVSRKIGMDVGLQVGHVATGPELAELSRDDFLQKVREASILARLSPIQKEQVVQTLKEQGHVVGFIGDGINDVMAIKSADVGISVDTAVDVAKESADIILLEKSLMVLEEGVVEGRKVFGNIVKYIKTGASSNFGNMLSILGASCFLPFLPMTPIQILVNNLLYDVAQIGIPLDNVDREYIEKPRKWDITNIWKFMMFLGPVSSIFDFCTFFIMLYLFGCGAYQKVPLGVAVDSTSTYLASFFHSAWFVESLLTQTLVVYVIRTNRVPFLQSQPSVFLVLTTFTVMVVGVWLPYSPLAGFFGFVPLPPIFWLWITGFMAAYVVLAHRIKTWFSTRFGYL from the coding sequence ATGATTCCAATACAAGAACAAGATCCTAAGTTCATCTCAGCTAATGGGGAATTCCTATCCCTCTCTCCAGCGGGACCACATAGGAAAGTGTATATCTGCAAGCAAGGACTGACCGATAAGGAAGTCGTGGCCAGACTGAAGGAATGGGGCCCAAATCAAGTGACATTCACGCAGAAAGCAGGATGGCTTTCAGTTTTCCAGCGTTTCAAGGACCCTCTGGTTATCCAGCTTCTAGTAATTTTAACTGTGGCTGCTGCGATGGGAAATTTCTACTCAGCTTCAGTCGTATTCTTGATGATTCTCCTTAGTGTTGGTCTCTCTTACGTGCAAGAGCGACGTAGTGCAAGTGCCATGTCTTCTCTCCAAAAGAAGGTACGCATAACTGCGGTCGTCGTTCGGAATGGACAGGAGAAGGAAGTTGGGATCGAGGGGATAGTTCCTGGGGACACAGTGGTTTTAGCTGCTGGCAGCATTGTCCCCGCCGATTTACGGATTCTTACAGCCAAGGATTTCTTTGTTAGTCAATCAGCGCTTACAGGAGAGTCCCTACCTGTTGAAAAATCTGCTAAGCTCGGGTCTCTAGACGCTCGAGGTACACTAGAATCTCCTAATGCCTGCTTCATGGGAAGCAATGTAGTTAGCGGATCGGCGACGGCCCTGGTATGTGCAACTGGCAGAAATACGCTCCTCGGAAAGATCTCAGAACGCACTGTAAGACGTAAAGGGGCCACTAATTTCGAAAAGGGCCTCCACAACTTTTCCATGTTGATGGTGCACGTCATGGTGATCATGGTAGCAGTCGTTTTCCTAATTGTTGGGGCTACGCAGCACAATTGGGGTGAGGCTCTGCTTTTTGGGCTTTCCATTGCGGTTGGCCTCACTCCGGAAATGCTTCCTGTGATCCTCACTGTTTGTCTCTCTAGGGGGGCCTTATTAATGTCTAAGAAAAAAGTTATCGTGCGGCGTCTAGACGCTATCCAAAACTTTGGGGCTATGGACGTATTATGCACAGACAAGACAGGTACTTTAACTCAAGATCATGTGGTGTTAGAACGCTACGTTGATGTAACAGGAAGGGAGAGCGAGGACGTTCTACGGTATGCCTGGATGAACAGTTATTACCAGACAGGACTGCGCAATCTATTGGACAAGGCTGTGCTCGCCCATACTGACCTAGACGTAGATCACAACTGCATTAAGGTAGACGAAATCCCTTTTGACTTTCATCGTAGACGGATGTCGGTCATCATAGGCTATGGGGGGAGACATGTCCTCATCTGTAAAGGGGCCGTAGAGGAGATGTCTGCTGTTTGCTCTCGCTATCAAGTGGATGGGGAGGTTTACCCTCTAATACCTCTGGTACGTGAGGATTTGTGGGGGGAGTATCGAGACCTGAGTACAGAGGGTTATCGCGTGGTAGCTGTAGCATATCGCGAGTTTAGCCGATCTAAAACCGCTTTCTCAAAAGAGGATGAGACAGGGCTAATTCTACTCGGCTATATCACCTTCTTTGATCCTCCTAAGGACAGTAGTAGATCGGCCATTCAGGCTTTGCTAGAGCATGGAATTGCGGTAAAAGTCCTTACTGGGGATAACGAGCTGGTAAGTCGTAAGATCGGTATGGACGTAGGGCTTCAAGTTGGACACGTGGCAACGGGTCCTGAGCTAGCCGAGCTCTCCCGGGACGATTTTTTGCAAAAAGTACGGGAGGCTAGCATCCTAGCTCGGCTTTCCCCTATTCAAAAGGAGCAAGTCGTACAAACTCTTAAAGAGCAGGGGCACGTGGTTGGATTCATAGGGGATGGTATTAATGACGTGATGGCAATTAAATCGGCAGACGTTGGTATTTCTGTGGATACCGCTGTAGATGTAGCAAAAGAGAGCGCAGACATCATTCTTTTGGAAAAAAGCCTCATGGTCTTAGAGGAAGGTGTAGTTGAAGGGAGAAAAGTTTTTGGAAATATCGTTAAGTATATTAAGACAGGCGCTTCCTCCAATTTTGGAAACATGCTTAGCATATTGGGAGCTTCTTGCTTCCTCCCATTTTTGCCAATGACTCCGATCCAAATTTTGGTCAACAACTTACTCTATGACGTCGCTCAGATTGGCATTCCTTTGGATAATGTGGATCGAGAATATATTGAGAAGCCAAGGAAATGGGATATCACCAATATCTGGAAATTCATGATGTTCCTAGGTCCGGTGAGTTCTATTTTTGACTTCTGTACTTTTTTTATAATGCTTTACCTGTTTGGGTGTGGAGCTTATCAGAAGGTCCCATTGGGAGTGGCCGTAGATTCTACATCGACGTATTTAGCTTCCTTTTTTCACTCGGCATGGTTTGTAGAATCGCTCCTCACGCAGACGCTGGTTGTATATGTGATTCGTACTAACCGAGTTCCATTTTTACAGAGTCAGCCAAGCGTTTTTCTTGTGTTAACAACGTTTACGGTAATGGTAGTCGGCGTATGGCTTCCTTATTCTCCGCTAGCAGGATTTTTTGGCTTCGTTCCTCTTCCACCAATATTCTGGCTTTGGATTACTGGCTTTATGGCAGCATATGTTGTGCTCGCACATCGGATAAAAACTTGGTTTTCCACACGCTTCGGCTATCTTTAG
- a CDS encoding Mrp/NBP35 family ATP-binding protein: MPSEGDVRKALRTVKYPGFNRDIVSFGLLKTIEILNGDVHIELDVTTEDVHIPEKIQVESERAIATLPGVGHVRVNVKHQSRTRPTHGPTAIEDVQYVVAVASGKGGVGKSTVATNTAVALHHTGARVGLCDCDIYGPSIALMFGSKERPCIDKEKDRLLPIERYGIKLMSMGFLLGDEKTPVVLRAPIVTRYVQQFLRQVHWSGLDYLILDLPPGTGDIQLTVVQTVSLSGAIIVTTPQEVALLDARKAVSMFVKTQVSILGIVENMSYFLCPGDGKKYEIFGRGGGAREACRLGIPLLAEIPVQPDVCITGDSGHPIMRKMPHSIVAQSFLSLAHQIRERLEKETNRESR, translated from the coding sequence ATGCCAAGCGAAGGTGACGTACGCAAAGCTCTACGGACAGTAAAGTACCCAGGCTTCAACCGGGACATTGTCTCCTTTGGTTTGCTTAAGACAATAGAAATTCTTAATGGTGACGTTCATATCGAACTGGATGTCACTACAGAGGATGTTCACATTCCAGAAAAGATACAGGTAGAATCTGAACGTGCAATTGCGACGCTCCCTGGGGTAGGCCATGTACGAGTGAATGTCAAGCATCAGAGTCGCACACGTCCGACGCATGGTCCTACTGCCATCGAGGATGTCCAGTACGTAGTTGCTGTTGCCAGTGGGAAAGGTGGTGTGGGGAAAAGTACAGTTGCTACAAATACGGCAGTTGCCTTGCACCATACTGGCGCTAGAGTGGGTCTCTGCGACTGCGATATTTACGGGCCGAGTATTGCCCTTATGTTTGGAAGTAAGGAGCGCCCCTGTATAGATAAAGAGAAAGACCGTCTCCTCCCTATTGAACGCTATGGGATTAAACTAATGTCCATGGGCTTCCTTCTGGGGGACGAAAAGACTCCAGTCGTTCTGCGCGCTCCAATTGTGACCCGTTATGTACAGCAGTTCCTCCGCCAAGTACACTGGAGTGGTCTAGATTACCTAATACTGGATCTCCCGCCAGGCACAGGTGATATTCAGCTGACAGTGGTACAAACTGTTTCCCTTTCCGGTGCTATCATTGTGACCACTCCGCAGGAGGTTGCACTCCTAGATGCGCGCAAAGCGGTTTCCATGTTTGTAAAGACTCAGGTCTCTATCCTTGGGATAGTCGAAAATATGAGCTACTTTCTGTGTCCAGGAGATGGAAAGAAATATGAAATTTTTGGCAGAGGAGGAGGTGCTAGAGAAGCCTGCCGACTAGGGATCCCGCTTCTGGCAGAAATACCGGTCCAACCAGATGTGTGTATCACAGGAGATAGCGGTCACCCTATTATGAGGAAGATGCCACACTCTATCGTAGCTCAGTCTTTTCTGTCACTCGCCCATCAAATAAGAGAGCGTTTGGAAAAAGAAACTAACCGGGAGAGCAGATAG
- the fmt gene encoding methionyl-tRNA formyltransferase, translating to MGVGEEKTATKVIYLGTGEIGVPTLVTLLNSRKYRVIAVITQPDRPAGRSLILRAPTPKILALERGIPVLQPEKLQADLQIISALEPDLIVTMAYGQILPREILQLPKVACLNVHPSLLPRHRGASPIHATLLCGDTETGITITYMSSQLDSGDILLKEPLAVLHRETNGHLQERLSKMAPHTLMRALHLLESGAAPRLPQNPALVTYSPRLTKQDARLRWTEDAKLSDRRVRAMHPWPGAFCLWKENRMGSKRLRVLEAEPREDKGGVPGKVLSVEREGIIVQCFEGSLLVRKVLPEGRRSMLATEFARRHRIQVGDVLG from the coding sequence GTGGGAGTAGGAGAAGAAAAAACTGCTACAAAGGTCATTTATCTAGGGACCGGAGAAATTGGGGTGCCTACATTGGTCACGCTTCTGAACTCTAGAAAATATCGGGTAATAGCCGTAATAACTCAACCGGACCGCCCTGCGGGAAGATCCCTCATACTGCGCGCTCCAACCCCCAAGATCCTTGCTTTGGAGAGAGGTATTCCCGTACTACAGCCAGAAAAGCTACAAGCAGATTTGCAAATTATCTCGGCACTTGAGCCCGACCTGATAGTTACAATGGCATATGGACAGATCCTCCCTAGGGAAATTTTACAACTGCCTAAGGTGGCTTGCTTAAATGTACACCCATCCCTTTTGCCGAGGCACCGTGGTGCTTCACCCATTCATGCAACTTTGCTTTGCGGGGATACGGAAACTGGCATTACTATAACCTATATGTCTAGCCAACTGGATAGTGGCGATATCCTCCTCAAGGAGCCCCTTGCGGTTCTCCATAGGGAAACAAATGGGCATCTGCAGGAACGCCTTTCCAAAATGGCCCCACACACTTTGATGAGGGCGCTTCATCTGCTAGAAAGCGGAGCAGCGCCTCGACTCCCTCAGAATCCTGCATTGGTAACTTATTCCCCTAGACTGACCAAGCAGGATGCCCGCCTCCGCTGGACAGAAGATGCAAAGTTATCGGACCGTCGAGTTCGGGCGATGCATCCTTGGCCAGGAGCATTTTGCTTATGGAAGGAAAATAGGATGGGTAGCAAGCGTCTACGCGTTTTAGAAGCCGAGCCAAGGGAGGATAAGGGAGGAGTACCGGGTAAAGTACTCTCCGTTGAGAGGGAGGGGATTATAGTCCAATGTTTTGAAGGTAGCCTGCTAGTTCGCAAGGTACTACCGGAGGGAAGGCGTTCCATGCTTGCCACTGAGTTTGCTAGGAGACATCGGATTCAGGTAGGAGATGTCCTTGGGTAA